DNA sequence from the Coffea eugenioides isolate CCC68of chromosome 9, Ceug_1.0, whole genome shotgun sequence genome:
CTTGAAAAGCTCACCACGATTATTTACTTCATTCTCATTCAAACTTACTGTCTTGGATTCCACATCCTCAAACACAGTTTGGTAGCCTAGAAATTCAACTCTTGAGCACGAAGATCTAAGCATAATGGATCGATCAGTATTCGCAATATCAAGTTGTACCTGATCAATAATAGCAGGTTCCATTTGGCTGGCAATGGTTCTAGACCAAATAAGTTTGTATAACTTCACAGAATCATCATCCAGGACCCCAGCAAGCACTGAAGGTAGCCTCCTGATATTAGTTGGTCTAATAGCTTCATGGGCCTCTTGAGCATTCTTCACCTTCTTAAAATATTTGCGAGCACTttttgatgcaaaattttgTCCATACCTTTCTGTTACAAACGACTGAAGGTCTTTTACAGCATCATCAGAAATGTGTGATCCATCTGTCCTCATGTAAGTGATCAATCCTACTGCTTCACCATCAGCTAACTGCACCCCCTCATACAGCTTTTGTGCAAGTTTCATAGTATATGAAGCAGAAAAATTTAATTTGTTTGCTGCTTCTTGCTGAAGTGTGGAAGTTATGTACGGGCTGGGAGCATTTCTTTGACTTTTGCTTTCCTTAGAGGCAATAACTTCAAACTTGGATGAGTTAATCTTCTGTTCAATATCCCTTGCCTCAGTGTAAGAACCAATAGATACCTTGCTTAACTTTTTGCCACTAAAGTGGGTTAAATTTGAGGAGAAGCTGAGAGTATCTGTTGAACTTGTGTCCTTCTTGTTGAACTCAACCTCAATTGTCCAGTACTCCTGTGGTTTAAATTTATCAATTTCTGTTTCCCTGTCACATATAAGAGACAAGGCAGCTGACTGAACCCGACCAGCTGACTGGCAACTAGGCAATTTCCTCCAAAGCAATGGTGAAATGTTGAACCCAATCAAGTAGTCCAATGCACGACGTGCAAGATAAGCATGTACCAAACTTACATCAATCTCTCTTGGAGCTTGAAGGGCATTTTTGATGGACGACTCTGTTATTTCATTAAAAACAACCCTTGCCACAGTGATATCATTGCGTAAGGTATCTTGTTGCTGCAACATCTCAATTATGTGCCAAGCTATAGCCTCTCCTTCACGATCAGGATCCGATGCAAGAATAAGATTTTTGGCTCTGAAAGGGAAAAAATGCACATATGAGAATGCAAGTAAAGATGGTGAACAAGCCAAACCTAAATGGTAATTTCTTGTGACCAAACTGAAACATATTATCAAATCTTGTCATAGCAAGTATAGAATTCAACTGGCAGTCAAAAACAAGTATTCAAAAGAAAGACATCATACCCACTTAGTGCAACCTTGATACTCTTAAGATGAGTCCAGGCCCGCGATGGAACCTCCCATACCATACTGAAGTTATCATCTGGTCTAACAGATCCTGACCTTGCAGCCAAGTCCCTAACATGACCGTAACTTGGTAGGACTTCAAACATGTCGCCCAGGTACCCTTGAATAACCTTTGCCTTCGTGACAGACTCCACCACCACAACTGATTTAGCAACAGGTGGATATAATTGAGGAAATTTGCCCTGCAAACTACTTTTGCCACTCATCTGTGATTTGTGGCTCTGTGATACCTCGCTGCTAGATGAATCAGCAGGTGATTCATCAGATTTTGAAAGGGCAGCAACCCCTTTATCAGTCTTTTTCTTCCTAGATGACTTAATAGGCTTAGGTTTGGAATCCTTGGTCAAGACATCATTTTCGAGTATTTCTGTAGAAGTACTTTGAGTTGTATTAATCTGCAAAACTGCGTGGTCAGAACAATTTGCAGTTAAGAAGAACCGTTATTGGCTAAATAACAAAGATTACTTACCTGAGAAGCTACAGGAGATTGGTTTTTTTTCTTAGGTTTAGGCTTCTTGGCTTGAGAAACTTTTTCAGGGTCTTTAAGATGGTTTGCCTCATCACAAGCAGCAGTATTATCAGAACCatgatttttgcttttcttgctCCTTGCCTGCTTCACTTTGCTAACACCATTGGAATTACGACTTCCACTGGTATCAGAAGAATGTGAAGTGTCCAACTCCACATCCTTCATCTTGTCCATGGGAATGCCATCTTTTGAACTGACCGTACCAGGGGCTTTAGTATCAGATGCTTTATAACTAGAATTGCCTCTTCCAGGTCCAATATTGGAGATCGCATTCCTCCTATGAGCAGAAAatgcctttttccttttccagtaCTTGTTGTATACTTTTAAGGTTGAATTGCTATCACTTCCACCACCTCGTATACCCACTGCATCATTTTTATGTGTCAAGGCTCCAGAGACCTTGGAAAAAGACCTCTTGCCAGTGACAAATGCATAGCACTGACTTTCAAAACCAACTATTGACCTATAACTTATTACATTCATCTGTATTGCACCACTTAATGATGCTACTCTCATATTGGGCTGTTGAATTGAGGCAGAGAACGGCCAAAGCCCATAAGAATGGCTTTTGAGAGCACAAGATTTTCGCTCAGACTTAATCCTTAAAACTTTGGGTTGAGATCTTGTGAATGCAGAGCACACCCTAAGTTTTCGGGGTAACTGGGCAAATTGATCAGCATCTTTGAATGGTGAACCTAGTAAGCATGTCCCTGAGAAATTATGCAAAGTCCTATTCTGCAACTTTTAGCACAAAAACACAATTATGATTTTGCAGTAACTGAAGATACAAAGGAGGATAAGGAAGCTCACATTGGAATTAATCTAAAATAACTTCTTCTATGATCAAATTACTCAAAGCGTATTAATTTAAAGTCAAACTTTGAGACTGAACAATACTCATacaggaaagaaaaaaaagtcaaagaaaTATTAGTCCAGGTAATGGATTAGATTATTAGTAAAATTATGAAGAACATAGCCCAGGCCCAGTATCAACACATTTGcactaatttaaaaaaaaaaaatatcaaacatAACATCGCAACCATTTCAAGTATAACATATTACTGATATTAGTCATTCGTGCTAGATAAGGTTTATGAGAGTGCTGGAACAAGAAAATCTACAAAGTTTTCACGTGTTCTATCAGCTATATATAAGCAAATCCAACTTACACAGTAATGCAACTCAATGGCATCAAAGATGACAGGCAGTAATGCTTAACATCTAGCACTTAACTCGTTCAACTACTGAAAACCTCATTCCTGCATTCTTTTTGCAGCAATCCAACAAAAATCAGTTTTCCTTCCAAAAACTTTCTTCCTTTCCATCATGTTCCTCAATTTCCCTATTAACCCTCAAGGTTCTCCAGTTATCTTTGGTCATCAATTCAATTCATTTCTTGtgaaataagagaaaaataagggaaataaaaaagaagcaaaactcCTCTTTCTAACAAATTATATGCATCAAAGTTTAGAACTTTCATATGCACAACTTGAAAATGAGAGACACAAGCCCAAGTGATGGCTTGCAAATTCAGTCCTCCAATTGTTTGACAACGAGTTctgagaaaacaaataaaatttcttTCTCGTTTGATCATTTCCTTCTCGCCGCATCCCTAAGTTCTGCATTCCAGACAAAGCCCACCTAGTTTAACACATATAGAAAAGTAGCACCATGAAGAACTACAAACCATAACAGCATTTCGCTTATTCAACCCGTTAAACAAACCAATTGGATAAGTCCCAAAAGGAAaagatgaaaaataaaaatccttCCTACCAGCACTTTCAACAATTTAGAATTGAACCCATTAACATTCTACCAGCAAAGTTGGAAAAGAAATAATAAAGGGCTTCAAACGAAAACAAAAATGGGGTTGGCTTTTGGTACCATAATGGAGCGGCAGCTAGAAGTAGCAGTTGAAAAGAGTAGTTGAACCAGAGCCATAAAAGAAGGCGATTTATTATTGGTCGTTAATACAAGGCAATGCCCAAGAACAGCCAATTATATTCTTGAATTCTTTATTTAGATGAAATTGATAATGAAACATCTGTTTTGTGGGAGTGTGACCGCCGGCGGGGGTGGCGGTGTGTGACTCTGTGTGAATGTTGTTCAGTTGGGAAGAGAGATGgataaaagagaagaaagggttTTAGGCCCTtgtgccccccccccccctttgaGGGAAGTGATGGAAGGGTTTTAGATTTCAGAAAAGGTTGAGGGGCCACGGCGtcgttttttttttggccctttTTGTTAAGTCAAATGAAATTATAAGAATGtaataaaattagaaatttgCACTCCATGTTTTATTATTCACACTCCcatcatttgttttatcatattatTTTAATAAACGAAAATTATATAATAAGATGATAGCGGGAGTATGGGTAATAAAAATGTGAGTACAAATAACATTTCTATAAAATTATCTCAAAGAATATATGAAGTTTTATGAGAATAcagtataattatttttaataagGTAAATTACTTAGAAATTAAAGCTTAACTTCATAactttttttccttaaattaattAAGCGCATAATTTTGGATATTATGGATATAAGGGAGTCGCCTTTTTACTATTTATATTTTTTGCTCAATAAACTTCAAGTTTGCAATAAAATCTTTCATCTTTGATAGTAGATATTTCAttataatttgaaaattaagatttttaaaattatatttttattatcatcttgaaaaaaaaaaagagattccgttctaaactttttttcttcttgaaatttAACATGCTAAGACGGTAATCCAAAATTCTTGACTTGAGATATGAGGACTAAAATGACAGTTTGTGCCTTTTTTCTTCAACTATTAACATATCAGAATATGGTAGCTAtagcaatttctttttttaaaaaaaaaatataggagttatttttatttagaaaattacCCTGAACAAGCACAAGAAATAGAATAGAAGTAGAACAAACGACAAACAGCAGAAGGAAAAATACGTAAACCACTCTTGCCCTCCTTCGGCCTGCCCTCAGTCTCCGGCCGCCACCACCATCATCCTCTCTTGCTGCTGCCTCTCCGATCGTCACGGTTTTACCATATCCCATCCCTCTATTTTCACTAGAAGAAGGAAATCATAGGATAAAAATGGAAGCTTTTCTGCAGATTATCTGAGGAAGCAGTTGAAGCATTTGATTCTTTACTTGGTTTTTAGTTAGTGGACTGAAGCTCCTATCCAAGAAAACCCAAACCATAGAAAAGGTAAAATTTTTCAACTGCCCATTAACGGTTTTTAGCTCTGGATTACTCACTGTTCAGTACAAGGTCAAAACATTTCAGTTCTTGTTTGGTTTATTAGATTTTTTACCGTTTGTTTTTTCCTCAAATATGCATTTCCCTGAATTTAGCTTTCCACTTTAGTGTATTCTTATATAGTGTGCATACTTAGGTTGAGTTAATGATGATTTCCCCATCCAAGTTTATATATGTCATGAATGTTTCATTTGTGGGCTGCTCCCCTAGAGAATGCTTCCAATAATGGGGAAATTTCTAAATGTTCAATCTGCGTTTGCTGAAAGGTAGGACGGAAGGATATATAAGGGAGTAAGATTGGCACATAGCTGAATTAGCCACTTAAGATGGACTCCTAGTAATAACCATTTACATTAAATTTCAGCTTGTATTAGCTACAAGGAAATGAGCTTCGGGAGCTTGAAGAGCGTACTGGCTGAAGCAGCCATCAAAGGTGTGACTGAGGCAAGAGCTAGAATATTTGGGCATATACTTAACCCAACCGGGCAGAGATCGGCTCACAAGATTTTGCGCAAGAAGCTAATTGGTGAGAAGGTTTCGCAATGGTACCCTCACGACATCAGGCACGACGACCCTCTTGTCATGGCCCAACAGGAGCAAGAGTAAGCTCTCTGTCTGACCCTCTTATCTTGTTGTCAAAGAGTTTTTCTATGGCCATATTATGCTTACAGATGTGTGTTTGCTTATTGACTGTTTTATTGTATGCTTGATTCTTACATCCATCCTTGTGTTTGTGTCTTTCCtggtttttttttcctgttcaAAAAGTTTGATTTGCACAATGGggatgaaaattttgagaatttgtccttttttttttccatgtgaACAAATTTTGCATGACAAGAGAgagcaaattttgaaattgtatGCGTGACATGAGAAAGATTTGATTGTTGCATGGTCCCAAATCTGGGATATGTTATGGTGGTTCTTGTCAGCAAGAAGTAAAAATGGTTCATTTCCTGCTAGGGGAAGGTTGTGAGATGAGATGAATATATTCCAGATAATTGCTTTAACTTCATATATTTGTATGCTTCCTTGTCCTACTGAAATCTCAATTTTCCCTTCTTAATGAGGGAAGACTCTGAATTTGAATGGCTTCTAAATTTACCTTTACTGTGTTGATATAATGAGAAAGGTTTAATAGCTGTCTTGCTGATCAAACAAACTTGTCTTCTGTTCTATACCTTTCCTTCAAGAATGCCGCTAAGAGTTGTATCTAGATCTGCTGGAGTTTTTTAAGGTTTGAAAAGTGTCTGTAAGTCATGATATCactgaaaaatgaaatgaaaatgaCTCGTAAATCTGAATAATGAGGTTATGTTGAAAGATTGTCACACCATAATGTGGAGGTAAGGTTCTCTATGGAAAGATAAGATAACAATCACTGAGCATGTTGATGAGGCAAAGATGTGCTTTTGAAATTGTTCGTGCATATTACATGAGCACTACTATGATAGAATTTCATACAATTGATTCTGTTGATATGTTTTTGTAGTCTTTTCATATTCGAACAATTGTTTTGAGGAGTCATCTCTCAACATACAGCAAAGCAGGTTTTGATAAACATGCTCAATGAATACAGTGAAAACTTCCAAACTTTTAACAATGGTATAGATGAATTCCTGTTTTTGATAAACGATTCAGGTGGTTTTTTGGAGTAAGCTAAGAAATACAAACTTAGGACAAGAACGAGTTAACAAAGTTTGAATGAGGAGatgtacttttcttttcttttcttttttgtgcaaACCAGTGTCCGGTGACCGCATTGGGCCCTGACTAATGTGGAGTCGAGCAATAATGAATGACTGTAACGGAGGATTGAACTCTGCTACATTTTGGCTCCATATGGATTGGagctttttttcaaaaactgtttttgtttgTGGAGTCTACAGTACCAAGTCCTTGTTACTTCAGCTTCTAACATTGAATGACTATAATAAATGATTGAGCAATAATGATGTTTTAGCATATGAGTTATTCTGTGTGAAAGTAATATGATGTTTCTTGTGCCTTTTACCTTAAATAGGATTATGTGTTGATCTAGCTAAATGGTGAAGATTATGTGTTTCATATACCATGTGGGATGTAACCGAATGTTTTTGCTTCTAATGCATGGGATTCAATGTATTCAGTTCATAGATCTTGACTGCGTGTTCCAACACGTGATCCTATCTTCTGTAGCTTTGTCCTCATGTTTACTTTCTTAAGACACAGTTGAAGAATCTACCTTATGGCCAACCCCAAAGAAATATGAAAACGCCCCATCTTTTCCATTTAAATTTGTCCTGTGCAGCAGCATCAGGTGTTTACCTTCCCTCTTCCTTGTGGTGCTCACACGCACAATGGAGACAATTGGACATTCATGTCTTCACCAAACCTATATTTACTTACTACATCTTCTTGCTTCTTTGGATCTTCTTGTTGGAACCTGTACTTACTACAGATTCTTGCTTCTTTGGAGCTTCGCCTCCTTTCATTAATCTTGTTTGGAATTTTACTTAACCCTTGCCTCCTTTCGCTTATCCTGGACATAGTGCTGCCGTACCTCCTGTTTGAGCTATGTAGTTAATGGGTTGATACCGGTCTAATGGCATGGTTATGTTTGTATATTTGGCAGGCGCCTGGACAAGCTTGAGATGTTAAAACGTCGTGGAAAAGGACCACCGAAGAAGGGTCAAGGAAAGAAAGCTGCAAAGCGCAACAAAGTCAGCACCCCTGGGAAATAGTGACTTTGTCTTGGAGTTGAATGTGTTCCAAGGAAAATTTAGACTAATAGCATTGGAAAAATGGGTACCTATTGATGGTTGTCCAGTCATATTCTGAGCTACTATGTTGATATTGCCACAAGTTTTTTTGGGCTGACTTCAATGACAATGGGTACGATCTTCAGGATATTGTAGAATTATCTTTTTTGGTCTATAGTTCCAttctcttcatttttctttcctcgTCCTCCTGTAGTAAACTATGATGCTCGTATGGCAGCATTGTTGGGTCTCTGTTCTGTAGTAAAGACTAACTTGTATCTAATTTTAACGCCGCTAGGCCTTTGGCCTGGTAGTCACCACCAACTTGGTGGTGCGGGAgaacccttgacctcccaccAAAATTTGCCACAATATGTGGCGGTTTTAATTGGCTTCCTTCGATAGAGTCTGTATTCAGATCGAAtccccctcccccttccccGTAGATTAGGttagattaggttataggaaTTCTATcgttatcacaaaaaaaaaaaagtatctaATTTTAatgccttttttcttttttctttttttttgggttttttgaTTTTTAATGGCTGAAATCGGCTCAATCTAGCTCGGGCAGAAGTCGACCGTGATTTGAGTTGAAATTCAAGTCAATGGCTGAGATCAGCTTTAGTTCTGCTGGGCTGATCTCGGCCGTTAAAAGACCTCTGCAGTTGCACCTACTACCACAGAGTATCCGCTTATCAGTGCACCTCTCCTTCCCTGAGAAGGTGTATTGTGAAATATCGTGTAGTGACGTTATATTTTCTCTACACTTAAATTTTGGCCTTTCATAGATTGTGCATTGAACATGATTATATGTTGAGAGTCTTAACAACAAAACATTAAATGAAAACGAGTTTTCAGATGGAATCTAGCCACCCTCACGCAGATGACTCCCAAGGTATTTCTGAGaacattttcttcctcctccaTAACCCTCTATATGCTCCACAAAAATGGTTGCCCTTAGAATTATCAGTTTTGCTAAGTCATATTTACCTCTTATTTTCCAAGCACTCATGCAACAAAAGTGTGTCATCTGGCTCTGGACTTGGAAATGCATCAGAAATCTTTTCCCAATCCTCACTCTCCCCTTTTAGCATCAACATCATCCATCAGTAGACAAACTTAGTCGATGAAATAAGCATTGTTGTTTAATTTGTTAGTTAATCAAGTTTTGCAGTTCTAATCTGCTTGGTTTGTGGAGAAACTTGGTATTAATGTTCCAGTGACAATTTACTGCCTAAAGACTTTATGAAAAGTTGGTATTAAAGATGAGAATTTAATCAACTACTGTATTAAGAAAGTGAGAAAGTTAAGCAAACTACTCAATATATCCAGGGTTAAGTAGAATGTGGTCATATGAATCAGACAGGAGGACACAGCTGGAATACACTATTAAGAACTTACAAGCTTTTGATCGTATAACATTTCTTCATATCTCATCTCCGCTCTGCTGATCCTCAAATTGTCAACAGAGAGCAATCAAACACTAGATAACAAATGACACAAAATGTACATTTGGTGTTTCTATCTGTACTTAGCTCAAACGTGTCTGTTTCCATTAGGGACAAAATATCACCAGTAATCCCCACAAGAGCAAGTACCATCCTTGAAATGATGGAACCTGCGAACATCTCTCACAATGATCTCCCTCTCTACAATCTTTGAAATGAATTTGCAAGCAGCATGACAATCATTGCAAACTCTAAGATTCTTGGCTACTCGAATAGTAGTCCCAGGAGGGGTATTTAGGAGACCAAAGGCCATTGCTAATCTCTCACTATGTCCACACAGCAAATTCTCTTTCTGCTCTTCATCAACATTGTGAAGTACACAGGAAGTATCAGGCTCATAACCCTCCTCTTTCATCTTATCTGACAGTTCATCAATAAAGCTGTAGAGCTGCTCACTTTGTGGGTGTGATAGGTCTCCAGCCAAGAACTTATGAACCTCATCACCAAACTCAATCCAACTGCACCCAGGTTCTTTTCTCACTCCCTTTTCCTTCATGTTCTTGCGGACATTATTAGCTTTTTCCCAAAGTCCAGCAGATGAGTAAATGTTAGATAGTAAAACATAGTGGCTAGCAACATCTGGCTCCAACTGAATGAGATTGTTTGCTGAAATTTCGGCAAGTTCTACATTTCGGTGGACCCGGCAAGCACCAAGCATACTGCTCCAAGCCCCTACCTTGTCATAGTGTATGGGCATCGAATTGATGAGTTGAAGTGCTTCCTCAAGCTGACCAGCTCGACCAAGCAAGTCAATAACACATGCATAGTGGTCCGCTGTAGGTTCAATCCCATGATCTTCTTTCATTTTATGAAACAGTTGCCGGCCTTCATCTACCAACCCAGAATGACTGCATGCTGCAAAAATCGCAATAAAGGTCACTTCATTAGGTCTCAGTTCTCCATTTCTGGATCCATCCACTACCATAGCATTGAAAAGTTCCAAGGCTTCGTTTCCTTTCCCATGCATCCCGTAAGCCATGATGATGACATTCCACGAGATCAAATTTCTGGAAGGCATGCCATCAAAAAACCTTTTTGCTAAATCTAGACATCCACATTTGGCATACATATCAACCAAGGCACTACCAACAGCAACATCTGAGGCAAGGGCATTTCTAATAGAATTGGCATGAATCTCTTTACCCTTTGATAGTGTTGATAAGGCAGCACAACCAGGAAGGACAGTCATTAGTGTTATTGAATTTGGTTTAATAGGAGTTCCAAGATTGCCCTCATAGTTATCCTTCCATTCCATGCTTATTTCTGCTTCTTGCATTTGATGCATTAGACGAAGTGCATTTTCATGGTATCCACACACTACACAGCCTGTAATCATAGTGTTCCAAGAAACAATATCTCTACTGTCCATGATTGAAAAGATATATTCTGAAACAGTTATCTTGCCAATCCTAGAGTACAAGTCCATCAATGCATTTTGCACATACCTATCTCTAGCAAAACCTAGTTTTATTATATATCCATGAATGACTTCTTTATTGGAAAATGCTTCACAGTGCACGCAAGATGGCAAGACACTTGCAATTGTGGTTGGGTTTGGCAGAAGCCCTGGAATCTCCATCATATCCATAAAAAGCATCAAGGCATTCTCATAAAATCCATTCCGTGCATAACCAGCAAGCATGGCATTCCAAAGCCCAAGCCTCCTCTCTGGAGTACCATCAAACACTCTCCTCCCACTTTCCACCTGTTTACAATTGCAGTACATGTCAACCAATGCACTTGCCACGAAAGAGTTCTCTACCAAATCTTCATTCCTCAGAACAAATGCATGAATTTCCTTCCCAATGTCAAGTAGCTCTAGATTAGAACATGCAGGAAGAATACTCGAAATTGTCATGCCATCAGGCATGAACCCCTCAATTATCATAATTCTGAAGTGCTCCAATGCCTCATAAAATTGACCATTCTGTTGACATGCACTTATAATGGTATTCCATGCAACCACATCGCGATTAGCATAAACCTCAAATACTGCCCTAGAATCACCAACACTTCCTAGTTTTGCGTACATAGTCATCAAAGCATTCTTGGTAAAAGTCTTGCAATCATCCACTCTCAAACTATACCCATGAACTTGCTTCCCAAGCTTCAACCCATCACTACCACCCAAATTACTACACGCCAGTGCGGCACTCACCAAAGTAAAGGAGCTAGGCTCAGTTCCCTCATTACCCATCAATCTTAACGCCTCTAATGCCATTTCCCACTCCTCAAATTTACACAAAGCATTAATCATCGTATTCCAAGACACTTGATCTCTTTCAGGCATTCCATCAAATACCTTGAACACTTCCGACACATCTCCACAACTCCCATACAAATGAAGCAGGGTATTGGCCACGGTAACTGACGAATAATCATACCCAAGCTTAACAACAGAACCATGTACCTGCTTTCCAAAATTCAAGTCATGAAGACCCGTGGTGGCCTTCAAAACCGCTGGAAAGATAAAGTTGTCCGGCGTAATGCCTACAGTGGTCATCTGAATGTAGGTGGAAATGGCCTCTTCGAAGCGTTTGGCTTGGGTCAGGGATCGAAATTCTTTGCTCCATGAGGTTAAGGAACGTGCGTGTGAAGTGGGTTTTGGTGGGTTTTCAGTGATGGTCGGAGGAAAAAGAGTTttagtggtggtggtggagagCGGTGGCTGAGGGTAAGTTTTTATCTGAGATGGTGGCTTCGGAATTTGAGTTTGTACAGAAGAAACAGGGTAGGGAGGCTGAGAAAGAGCTTGTGCGGATGTACAGGGGAATGACATTGGCGGATAAGGTAGTTATCACTGTTGATGCGGCTTCCCTCCCTTGTAGTCGTTTGTTTTGGATGGTTTATTATACTTGCATACTTTTATGGGTTAATCACAAAAAGTCCCCCTAAAGTTTGGTGTGTTTGGAAGTTTACCCCTTAACTTTTCTCACTTTATTCTCTTTGTCAATCTACCTCTGCAAATGGGCCGTCAAAACATATTATAATCAGCAAAAATATCCCTCATTTTaatcattaaatttttttatgaaaatggCACTTTTCATGTTTTATAAAGAAATGAACCCCACAAGTTATCTAGTATGTTTTGGGCATTTATCACGTTGAAAAATTTGCTCTCATTCTTTtgcaatatttgcaactaaaatGCCAAGTTTCTTTAAATGCATTCCCTTGCTCTCTCTTTAGATGTTGCTCAGCACACCATATGAAAAAACCAATTCAAGAAACCTGTGAATGTGTTAAAATAGCCTTGAGAGGATCTTGGAcgttgaaaattttttgaaaagataTTTCGTGGATATTCAAATTATAAGGTTTGATTTTTATGACAGGCTAATTATTTTTTGTACTTTTTCGAAAACTATTTGAAATACAGAATTTTTTCGTCATGCATATAATTACTTCGAATGGATAGACCCGAAATTTTgcgcaagaaaagaaaaatatatgcTATATCCAACCCAAATCTATGGGCATTTATATCTGTTCATTATTTTTTAGGAATAGCATTATTTTTTAGGGATAGCATTATCCTTATGATGTCCACTCTCAGCATTACCCTTTTTTATGTTAATTGTCAGCACCGTCACTAAATGTTTGCTTTGACTATCAGTCAATGggataaaatgagaaaaataaaacattagGAGACAAACTGCAAAACCTTAGGGGGACTCCTTGTGATTAATCCTAATTTTATTTGCTTGGATTTTAAACCCATTTCTTAACCACCATTTATT
Encoded proteins:
- the LOC113783689 gene encoding uncharacterized protein LOC113783689 isoform X2 — encoded protein: MALVQLLFSTATSSCRSIMNRTLHNFSGTCLLGSPFKDADQFAQLPRKLRVCSAFTRSQPKVLRIKSERKSCALKSHSYGLWPFSASIQQPNMRVASLSGAIQMNVISYRSIVGFESQCYAFVTGKRSFSKVSGALTHKNDAVGIRGGGSDSNSTLKVYNKYWKRKKAFSAHRRNAISNIGPGRGNSSYKASDTKAPGTVSSKDGIPMDKMKDVELDTSHSSDTSGSRNSNGVSKVKQARSKKSKNHGSDNTAACDEANHLKDPEKVSQAKKPKPKKKNQSPVASQINTTQSTSTEILENDVLTKDSKPKPIKSSRKKKTDKGVAALSKSDESPADSSSSEVSQSHKSQMSGKSSLQGKFPQLYPPVAKSVVVVESVTKAKVIQGYLGDMFEVLPSYGHVRDLAARSGSVRPDDNFSMVWEVPSRAWTHLKSIKVALSGAKNLILASDPDREGEAIAWHIIEMLQQQDTLRNDITVARVVFNEITESSIKNALQAPREIDVSLVHAYLARRALDYLIGFNISPLLWRKLPSCQSAGRVQSAALSLICDRETEIDKFKPQEYWTIEVEFNKKDTSSTDTLSFSSNLTHFSGKKLSKVSIGSYTEARDIEQKINSSKFEVIASKESKSQRNAPSPYITSTLQQEAANKLNFSASYTMKLAQKLYEGVQLADGEAVGLITYMRTDGSHISDDAVKDLQSFVTERYGQNFASKSARKYFKKVKNAQEAHEAIRPTNIRRLPSVLAGVLDDDSVKLYKLIWSRTIASQMEPAIIDQVQLDIANTDRSIMLRSSCSRVEFLGYQTVFEDVESKTVSLNENEVNNRGELFKVLSTLKSGDSLNLGKVELEQHYTQPPPRYSEGALIKKMEELGIGRPSTYAITIKVLKDRNYVTINSRVMHPEFRGRMVSAFLSHYFSEVTDYSFTADMETELDNVSAGLTEWKGLLKDYWTRFSKYCTHAINVHIHQVEKMLEKEFSDFLFASLPDGSRRCPSCLEGNLIFKVSRFGAGYFIGCDQHPRCKYIAKTLCREGDEEIPSDNNNNKNMEEPKLLGLNPGTNEKVLLKSGPYGNYVQLGEDREGFLPKRASLNNVKDLDCVTLEVALELLRYPVTLGKHPDDGRPVTLFPGKKKSFVIRHGRTFAPVPKNIKSEDVTLEQAMEFLKGPNTTRVGRPVVKKKLEESIEAIY
- the LOC113783689 gene encoding uncharacterized protein LOC113783689 isoform X1 produces the protein MALVQLLFSTATSSCRSIMLQNRTLHNFSGTCLLGSPFKDADQFAQLPRKLRVCSAFTRSQPKVLRIKSERKSCALKSHSYGLWPFSASIQQPNMRVASLSGAIQMNVISYRSIVGFESQCYAFVTGKRSFSKVSGALTHKNDAVGIRGGGSDSNSTLKVYNKYWKRKKAFSAHRRNAISNIGPGRGNSSYKASDTKAPGTVSSKDGIPMDKMKDVELDTSHSSDTSGSRNSNGVSKVKQARSKKSKNHGSDNTAACDEANHLKDPEKVSQAKKPKPKKKNQSPVASQINTTQSTSTEILENDVLTKDSKPKPIKSSRKKKTDKGVAALSKSDESPADSSSSEVSQSHKSQMSGKSSLQGKFPQLYPPVAKSVVVVESVTKAKVIQGYLGDMFEVLPSYGHVRDLAARSGSVRPDDNFSMVWEVPSRAWTHLKSIKVALSGAKNLILASDPDREGEAIAWHIIEMLQQQDTLRNDITVARVVFNEITESSIKNALQAPREIDVSLVHAYLARRALDYLIGFNISPLLWRKLPSCQSAGRVQSAALSLICDRETEIDKFKPQEYWTIEVEFNKKDTSSTDTLSFSSNLTHFSGKKLSKVSIGSYTEARDIEQKINSSKFEVIASKESKSQRNAPSPYITSTLQQEAANKLNFSASYTMKLAQKLYEGVQLADGEAVGLITYMRTDGSHISDDAVKDLQSFVTERYGQNFASKSARKYFKKVKNAQEAHEAIRPTNIRRLPSVLAGVLDDDSVKLYKLIWSRTIASQMEPAIIDQVQLDIANTDRSIMLRSSCSRVEFLGYQTVFEDVESKTVSLNENEVNNRGELFKVLSTLKSGDSLNLGKVELEQHYTQPPPRYSEGALIKKMEELGIGRPSTYAITIKVLKDRNYVTINSRVMHPEFRGRMVSAFLSHYFSEVTDYSFTADMETELDNVSAGLTEWKGLLKDYWTRFSKYCTHAINVHIHQVEKMLEKEFSDFLFASLPDGSRRCPSCLEGNLIFKVSRFGAGYFIGCDQHPRCKYIAKTLCREGDEEIPSDNNNNKNMEEPKLLGLNPGTNEKVLLKSGPYGNYVQLGEDREGFLPKRASLNNVKDLDCVTLEVALELLRYPVTLGKHPDDGRPVTLFPGKKKSFVIRHGRTFAPVPKNIKSEDVTLEQAMEFLKGPNTTRVGRPVVKKKLEESIEAIY
- the LOC113783320 gene encoding 28S ribosomal protein S33, mitochondrial; its protein translation is MSFGSLKSVLAEAAIKGVTEARARIFGHILNPTGQRSAHKILRKKLIGEKVSQWYPHDIRHDDPLVMAQQEQERLDKLEMLKRRGKGPPKKGQGKKAAKRNKVSTPGK